The Bacillota bacterium genome has a window encoding:
- a CDS encoding VOC family protein yields the protein MFRRIDHIAFNVKDREKSIDFYEKHFGFKKYYEHDVSVSTIEKIVYLKLGDTVLEIIHMPDTGEKNQGYHFCLESDNFDEDYQRLKQSGIPIQTEPHPAGAREPREEGWRRVVFIGPDGESIEFRG from the coding sequence ATGTTCCGTCGGATTGATCATATCGCCTTTAACGTCAAAGATAGGGAAAAGTCGATTGACTTTTATGAAAAGCATTTTGGTTTTAAGAAATATTACGAACATGATGTGTCTGTATCTACCATCGAAAAAATAGTCTATCTGAAACTTGGTGACACAGTTTTGGAAATAATTCATATGCCAGATACTGGGGAGAAAAATCAGGGCTATCATTTTTGTTTAGAAAGCGATAACTTTGATGAGGATTATCAACGCTTGAAACAATCCGGTATTCCTATTCAAACGGAACCCCACCCTGCGGGTGCTAGAGAACCCCGTGAGGAAGGCTGGCGAAGAGTGGTATTTATTGGCCCAGACGGAGAATCCATCGAATTTAGGGGGTAA
- a CDS encoding DUF3795 domain-containing protein — protein MIAFCGLVCSGCPVFSATQKDDAQHKTEIAKSWSKYYGFELESKDINCDGCLTENGRLFKHCKVCNIRACCQERHIENCAHCSDFACNELTEIFKAVPDAKIKLHQIKDNL, from the coding sequence ATGATAGCCTTCTGTGGTTTAGTTTGTTCTGGATGCCCTGTTTTTTCGGCAACCCAAAAAGATGACGCCCAACACAAAACTGAAATCGCTAAATCATGGTCCAAGTATTACGGTTTTGAACTTGAATCTAAAGATATAAATTGTGATGGATGTTTAACTGAGAATGGCCGGCTATTTAAACATTGCAAAGTTTGCAATATAAGAGCGTGTTGTCAAGAGCGACATATAGAAAACTGCGCACATTGTTCTGATTTTGCCTGCAATGAGCTAACTGAAATATTCAAGGCCGTACCTGATGCAAAGATAAAGCTTCATCAAATTAAGGATAACCTTTAA
- a CDS encoding DUF421 domain-containing protein, producing the protein MTAYEIAGIFILSNVAAEPLVTKVTMRAIFGTGILIFLIWITSHLAIINKLTPIMEHLPTVVVKDGQLDEKALKATSLSLNQFMGLLRTKGYDKVTDVEFAVLEPQGRLSAFPKSQKRPVNPSDLNVPTQYEGLTLPLVMDGSIIENNLSHANLTKEWLLGALSYQGIKELSKEVALAELDTQGNLLVSRK; encoded by the coding sequence ATGACAGCTTATGAAATAGCCGGGATTTTTATATTGTCAAATGTGGCTGCCGAACCTTTGGTAACAAAAGTAACCATGAGGGCCATCTTTGGAACGGGTATTCTAATTTTTCTTATTTGGATAACCTCACACCTGGCCATTATCAACAAACTGACACCAATTATGGAGCATTTACCAACGGTGGTAGTAAAAGATGGCCAGTTGGATGAGAAAGCATTAAAGGCAACCTCTTTAAGTTTAAACCAGTTTATGGGGTTGCTACGGACAAAGGGATACGACAAGGTAACCGATGTTGAGTTTGCTGTCCTGGAGCCTCAGGGGAGGCTATCCGCCTTTCCCAAGTCCCAAAAAAGACCTGTTAACCCCAGTGACTTGAATGTTCCAACCCAATACGAGGGACTAACTTTGCCCCTTGTCATGGATGGGTCAATCATAGAAAATAATCTTAGCCATGCCAACCTGACCAAGGAATGGCTTTTAGGAGCGTTAAGTTACCAGGGCATTAAGGAACTCAGTAAAGAAGTGGCCTTAGCTGAGCTGGATACCCAAGGTAATCTGTTAGTCTCTAGAAAATGA
- a CDS encoding DUF4363 family protein, which produces MYFDREKIRLWLALVWVITVGFMWYGFNVGLNDPNKIMLSALDRLENSVIKEDWEQAGAEISLLNNTFIANKFIIRVSNSPEDLSTFRRELNEAAVLVKNQEDDVITQIGGLREEVRTITTVFLGI; this is translated from the coding sequence ATGTATTTTGACCGGGAAAAAATCCGTCTTTGGCTGGCCCTGGTATGGGTGATAACAGTCGGGTTTATGTGGTACGGATTTAACGTTGGATTAAACGATCCAAATAAAATTATGTTATCGGCCCTGGATAGACTCGAAAACAGCGTTATCAAGGAAGACTGGGAACAGGCAGGGGCCGAGATTTCTTTGTTAAATAATACGTTCATTGCAAATAAATTCATAATCAGAGTCTCAAACTCTCCTGAGGATTTAAGCACTTTCCGACGCGAATTGAATGAAGCTGCCGTTTTAGTTAAAAATCAGGAAGATGATGTAATAACTCAAATTGGAGGATTAAGAGAAGAAGTTCGAACCATAACGACGGTATTTTTAGGTATTTAG